AATGTTTATTATTAGAACCTTGTATTAAAGTGGTTTTTGAAGGTATGGATGTGGTATGTATTCCCTGCTGGTTTAATGTATGGAATAGAATAGGAGAAtatggaatcatttaggttggaaaagacttttacGATGATCAAGTCCAACCTCAACACAGTGCAGTTGTTAATTGTAGTaacagctttttcattttgtaaccTAAAGTGTCAGCCTAGAACACCCGAACATAACTGAGTCCATTTAAGGTAGTATATTTATATCAGGCTTACATAATACATTAATTAAAACTCAATTTCCTATAAAATGTTTCCCTTGCACTCTGAgttaaatagaaaaagaaaaaaagaaaaaagtgtgaGCTACTTAAGTGGGATGTATTACTTCCTACTGTCAAACAAGTCTTTCAAAAGTCCTTAAATTGGTACATTTCTGATCAGCTCAAACTCAGAGATTATTAGAATGAATATAAATATCTGCTAATGCTTAGAAATAACTTGGGGGAgaaaggcagggcaggaagggaaatAATCTCAAGCCAAATTAAGTGTTTTGATAGACTTTTAATAATTGTAGATCAATCCCTtgtttctataaatattttctagaatCAGGTCACAGCCACTAGTGCTTTAAGCTGGGACCATCATAACAAATATTCATGGAAACAGATGTTGATAGAGATTGTCTTGCTCAGAAGCCTCCTGAAGTCAGTGAAAGGGAACATTTTATATACACAAGTGCAATGTGTATAGTAATGTGAAATCAGCTGCTTTGCATACTAGCGGACTCTTGCAAATGTCACCGCCCTGAAATTCATCCTGCAGGTTTCCTTACAAGTGTAAATGTTGGTATCCAGAGCTCAATGGACCCAGCTCCCACATTACTGCGTGTTGTATAAGAGTAGTAAATTACTACAGAACAGAAGTTGGTGTTGTAGGGATGACACATGAAATCTTCTAGGCAAACATAATGAACCTCATTCCAGATGCTCCTTGCATATACATTGCATATGCAAcattgttcttttcttctctctatggctgtttttaaattctatttttttccttaaactgAGGTCTGTGACAAAGTATTTTTGAACTTCTTTATCCAAATAGTTTTTTGCTTTGAAGTcctctttttctatttcagtttttccaggATGGCACGTATTTCCTGGGGGTGGTAATTCCAAGGCCCCACTCCTCCCTGCAAAGGCAATAAAATGACACAGTGATGCTcaagcaggcagagcagaaatccttcagagcacagcagctgcaccagaACTGTGGGCAGGTGTGCCTTGGGCTCCCTTTCCACTGGAGCCATCCCTGGGAGATCGTTACACACTGGTTACACCCTGCTGTGTCACTGGGATAGAGCCAATGTCTGGATCCTGGAGGTGGGAAGTGTTCCTGGATTTCACAGCTTAGATGTACCTCAGGTTACTAGTGAGCCAAAGGATAAATATTTGAGCAAGACTGAGGTGTACGTTAAATGTGTACATTATAAAGGCCCAGActggttttgctgcattttcatttctctccacATTTACAGTGCATTGTGAAATGTTTAGCTCTCAAACAGAACTAAATACTGACTGTTAAATGTAAAGCAGTCTCAAGTCACCTTGAAATTTAAGAATCTCTGTACACTGTGCTCATTGGTGCTGATATTTTTTACCTTGTAGATGACTTTCCCTCCCTGAAGCATGTAGAGTCGCTCTGGCAGCGCAGCGTATTTTGAACTGCTCAGGTTTTCCATAGTGTCTAAAACCACTGGACATAGAGGgtgatttttctgaagaaattgtGCTGCAATTTTTCGATCTTCAAGgcttctgtgatttttaataatgacattgtttttaaaagcccaTCCATCTAAAACAAATGAGGAAGGGATTTAGCAGTGAAGGTTTTGAATAGGTACAAGGGTGGACATGTACTGTGTGTCATACCCCAAAACTAGGTTAAAAGAATCTTACAGTTTATTCCTGTAATAAGTTCCAACATCAGAACTTGCCATGAAATGAAAGCCCTCCTCAAATTATGGCAGCACTAGAGCTTTCTATTAAGTGGTCCCAAgatctgtttttttctccctcatgAACTGTAGTTTCTTCTTGCCCTGgattcagaaatatttgatgGATTTTAGCTGAAATTTTCCCACATAGATCTACCCTAGAAAGACACCAGGTGGGGAACACGTATTGGGTAAGGTTTGTTAGTGTTGTTCATTTTGCTTGATTGTACTCATTAAGCCTATAAACCAAAATTATAGGTCTGTGAGAAGTGAAATGTGAGCCAAGCCACACCTTTGTTTATCAGAACTATGCAAACAAACATTTGCACACAACTCTTCCCAGTAAAGTAGAAACTAGTAAAAGGGTTTGATGACTGACTTAGTCATTTTCTAATTCTCAGTTGCTGAAAATTACATACTActagaaaactataaatgttaggttttagaaaaacatttaatcCTGGAATAAAACCAGTGCCAATGTGTTACCTAGAATCCAGTGCAGATAAACAAGtgtggtttgtttgcttgctaAATTTTTCAAATTGGAGTCTGCATCCTGTtcttggaaaatattaaaaactaatttatttttcctgtcaaCACATAACATATTGTACACTTTTGTTTTATGAAatatcttttcttcctctttccaaaaGGAGCTGTATAACATTGAGAGGCAATTGTTAAAAAACACAACTGTGTCCTTCCCATGAGTAACTGAGTGTAAAGTCAGAAGTGTAAGTAGAATCTCAGGAGAATTTGGGACACAAACTGGTGCCTAGATGTGGTGTTGCCACTTGATTTGaagatttctgtgctgtttgcagcCCCCTCCTTTGCTagcacacttttttttccctaaaggaAGTGACACATTTGTAGCTGTGGTTGGCATCACTGTGGTGTTTGTACTGTACCTACTGCATGAGCTTCCTCAATGTAGATGATAAGGAAATCTGCTATTGAACTGAAATCTTTGATAAGCTGGTTGAACTCATCAAATTTTAGCATAAATGAAGGTCAGGTGCAGCTTCCAAAGTTCAGGATTAAAGGTCGGTTatctgaggggggaaaaaaaagaagttttatgGTTAAGGGAGTAAGGACAGAATTAAATACACTGAACTGAGCCTCTGGTGCAGGGATTCCTGGACAACACTAAGTCACTTCATGAACTTCTCCTAGGTCAGTAAAATCAGCAGCAGAACCTCTGCATCTCTGCAAAGCAGGCATAAAAGTGTTTTTCCTAGCCtggctctgtctgtgctgcatcCAGCAAGGAGTACCTGAGGGAACCCTGCCCAGTACAGGCAGGAGGCACCCTGCAGTCACACAGCTTCTCTTTGCTTCATCACAAGAGCCAATTAGCAAGTTACCAACATTTTTGGGATAGAGTGCTGATCCAAAATGCGCATCTCAGCCTCCCTGAGGTCCTTAGTATGGAGCAACTTCAAAAATACTAAACATGGCCTTCTGCAAGGTTATCCAGGGACAGTGGTTCGGGGCGGGCATTGAGGACAGAGTCCCAGTGCCTTTTCATGTCCAGATTTTTTTAGATGTGTCAGTTCAAGCTGAGCTGAGGGGAAACTGCAGAGTTTTCAGTCATGCATCACAGGCATTCATGCTTTCAATGTATTTCTGCAATTTCCTGTCCAAACAGAACTCTggttatatattattattaaactaACCTTACACTGGCAAAAGTATCTGCAGTTGCTTACAAATTAACACAGTGTTGTGTTTATGTTGGCATCTGTTTGCAAGGCCTTGATTTAAGAGAGCTTGCAGGATTTTTAAGCACCTCTTTTAGTCTGGTTATGCTGAATTCCATTAAATTTGTCCAAGACCTTTCTGGCATGGCTTAACTTAAAAGCTGCTGCTAACCATAGATCCACATCCTAAAGAATTAAATAACAGTGGTACCTTCCTGTAGATACTGTGTTTCTCTTCTCCAAATTTGCAGCCCATTTTCTACataaatatctatatataattAGGGATGCAGAGTGAGAGAAGGATGTAATCCCTCCCGTGGGGATGGAGGCTGCAGTTTAATGATTAATTCCACGTTCTGCTGAGATCTCAGTGGGAGGCAGCGGACAAAATACAAAGCAGCTACTTCTGCTTTATTCCCAGCCACTTTAGATGTGGAAAAACCCACTGCGTGCTTTCTAGGCTTTAGGCTAGCTAAGGGAGCTGGTGTGGAATTTTCTGTGTGGACAGGGAACGACAGCCAACACTCAGGAATCATTGCACACGTTTCAGTTCTGGGCCTTCTCTCCCTAAAACAAATTATTACCTTGGCTTTCAGCAAAAAGTGtttccaggcagagccagctcttGCAAAAGCTCAGTGGTGTGAAGGGATAGCATAGACAGGGTGATAAATGCAGGTTATTTTTGACAATCAAGAAGCAGCTGGAGTAAATGTGCTGCATCTTCTCCAGCAGGTGGGTGCTGGTGGTCTGCACATGATGCACTCTGGTGCCAGCTGCCCgtccctgctccctcagcagcatctcctcaTTTATGCTCTCAGCAATTACTGAAATTACCGACTCAATTACTGACCTTTCATGAAATCCAGGAGGTGACAAACTTCCCCGCTGAGGGTCACCACTGGTGTGTTGGGAGCAGGGTGTCCCTCGTAGGCTTCATCCTCCAGCCTCTTCCACTTCACCTTCAGCACAAACTGCAAATACTTGAAGCTGAAAAAAGTCGGGCCCCAGTTTTCGTAGCTGAACTTTGGATTCTTGTTCATTCTGCTCTTTTCACCCATCTTTAGGATGTATCTTTTCATGGCATTGGGGAACAGTATCATCAGTGTTTTGCCCACCACAACAGACAGAGTAACCTGCAGAAGGATCAGGATTTTCTGTAGCAGTACCCTGATGCCTGACATGGTGGTGGAGAGGTCTGGCGAGCACAATGCAAGGCAGGGGCAAAGGTAGAGGGTGAGGGGGAGGGAAAATATTCACGTGTTTGAGTTTCTGCCTTGCCTTGCAcactgtcctgtccctgcacttCAGTCCCTGGGTGAGCAAGGATCCCGTCAGCAGTGCTCTCTCCGGCTGCACCAAAGGCAGTCAGTGCAGCCAGGGTGGGGCTGTGGTGCTcgctgcagagctgtgaggcTTATCCACAAATGTGGGCTGTGCTGTACAAATGAGGGCAGCTTGATCAGGCTGTTCTCCCTGAATCCCAGAGTAAAGACTAAGGTGCTGATGCTTGAGGCCTTGGGGTGATGCAAGATACTGTGCAAACAGTGCCCTGTTCCTCCTGCTCTGactgctctggggctctgctgcactCCGGGGTTCggcattttggggctgaaggattaaaaaaaaaatttaaaagtatatatatatatatatatatatatatatatatatatcatatgCTCCAGTATATATAATATCCAGCTGGTCCCTAGCACAGGAAGGATATGGATCTGTTGGAGCAGGGCCTCAAGAGGACGCCAAGATCAGAGGGATGCTGTGAGAAAGGGCTGGGGGAGTTGGAACTGTTCcgcctggagaagagaaggctttgtgGTGACCTAACTGTGCccttccagcacctgaagggAGACAAGACAGATGGAGAGAGGCCATTGACaagggcagcagtgacaggacaagggggaatggctgcAAACCAACTGAGGGCAGGTTTAGAGTAGGTAcgaagaagaaattctttcctgtggggtgctgaggccctggcacaaggtgcccagagaagctgtggccgCCCCTGGATCTCTGGGAGCGTCCCAGGCCACGCTGGACGGGGCTGGGACCAACGCGTTCgggtgggaggtgtccctgccatgacaAGGAGATTAAATGAGATGAGTTTTAATGTCCGTTCCAACGCAAACCgttctgtgtttctctggtAAAACTCTCATTTACCAGAACACGCACTGTACGTCTGTAACAGCTGTACAAGCGCACGATCACCCTCAGCCCCACTATGTGCCCTCACAGACCGCAGCCATCGCCGCGCTCGGGCTACCGCGGGCCCTTTAAGGGGGCGGGCGGCCGCGCACGCGGAAGCGCCGCGCGGGCCCTGATTGGTCGGTGCCAGGCGCGTCGCCGGCGGGGCAGTTGCTCCCCGAGGGGCGGGGGCAGAGGGGCTCAGCGGCGCCGCTGATTGGCCGGGGCCGCGCGGCGGTCGCGGCGCCTTTAAGGGAGCGGAGCGGCggctgcggggccgcggcggTGCCGAGGTGTGCGGGGTGCCCGGCCCGGGGCCCGGGCGGGtgcggggctcggggggcgcGGCCGCGGGGCACCGGGCGGGGACCGCACCCGCCCCAGCGCTGCCCTTGTCCTCTTGCAGGAGGGTCGAGCCCCGGGGAGCTGATCCTCATCAGGCGGATGAATGGCGACGGCGGACGACCTCAAATTCCAAGGTAAAGGCGGTGTCGCAGGTGCGGACGCGGGGCTGGGCCCAGCTGGGGGAGCCGTCAGGCGCTGGAGGCTCTGGGAGCGTTCCTGAGCGTTCGCGGAAGAAAAACGTCCTGGGAGTTTTGTTTGTGGCGTCAGGATGGGGTCAGGTATCCTGAATTTTCTGAGATGGAGTTGTGCTGCTGGTCAGATAAAAAATGTAACCGGTGTTGACGGAAATCGTGGACTGAAATCCTTTGTGGTAGCAAGtgacagctggagaggggcagacTGCTCTGTAACTTGCAAAAGGCCCCGGTTTCAGACTGCCTTAATTCTTCATGAAAAACTTCACGTCAATTTTTGGAGAATATTAAAAGTACCCCTTTCTCTAGGAGGCagctttcccttcccctgcagagacctgctggccctgggctgggggctgttggcagggcaggaaggcaggctCCAGTCCTGCCAGTGTCACATCCTGCAGGCAGactggcaggaaaagcagactCACGCTTTATCAACTGACTACATGCTCATTTTGATCCGTGTCAGTTTGGACTTTAGGAAACAGATCGTACCCAACATGTCTAAACTAGTGGTTAATCTGTCTCAAGgtatttatgcatttatttgaGCCATGAGAACAAAAATTTTAGTGTCTTGATCATCGCCTGTCTTGTAATGTACTTATTTGCAGAATTTGACGATGCAGCTAATTTGCTTGCAGCAAATCCTGATGCCACCACCATAAGCATCGATGAGCCAGTTGAAATCCCCAAGAATCAGCACAGCCACCTGCAGGAGCCGGGGAGGGAAGAGGATGATGAGTTACTGGGCACTGATGACTCTGATAAAACAGAGGTAATGCTCTCACCCTTATGGTGGAAGCCCgtgagaaagatggagagagacttctTACAAGAGCATGCAGAGAACAGGACAAGGGAATGGATTCAGACTAAAAGAGAAGAGGTTTAGATTggtgttaggaagaaattctatCCTGTGAGTGcgggtggtgagaccctggcacaggttgcccagagaagctgtggctgcaccatccctggaagtgttcaaggccaggcttggagcaacctgggatagtggaaggtgtccctgcccatggcagggggatggagtgagatgatctttaaggccccttcaATCACAGGCCGTTCTGTGGTTCTGACAGCAAAAGGAACTTGTCATGGTGGTGAGGGTGTGTGTTCCAGATGATGTGGCAGCAGGGAGTAGCAGGCTGCTCTTTACAACCTCAGGCCGTGCGTGGTTCTGCCTATGGGGAGATAAGAGACTGGCTGTCGACAGCTGTtggaggggaagagggaaacCATTACATAATCCTATCCTGttatgtttgttttcagtttgggTACCAAAATCATGTGACTACTGTGTAAATGAATTAGTAATGCATAAATTGTGTGCTTGTAACGCTTTCCGTGTTGCCTTTCCCACCATCCAGCTGCTTGCAGGACAGAAGAAAAGTGCCCCTTTCTGGACTTTTGAGTACTACCAGACCTTCTTCGATGTGGACACATACCAGGTTAATACTCTGCTCCAGAGGAGAACTATTGTCTGAATTAtgccttttccctttttgcatTGTCAGTCAGACAAATCCTTATGTTTCATAGGTCCTGGACAGAATCAAAGGGTCAGTGTTCCCAGTTCCTGGGAAGAACTTTGTAAGGCTGTATATCCGCAGCAATCCTGACCTTTATGGTAGGTGTGAGGTGGGAGAAGTTACTTGCTGTGCTAAATATTTTGAGTCTGTATTACACTTTTACTTGCTGGCCTAGAGAGCAAGACAGCAGAGGAGGTGCtattgattgattttttttccttttaaggtCCATTTTGGATATGTGCTACACTCGTGTTCACCATTGCTGTTAGTGGCAATCTCTCAAATTTCTTCATCCATCTGGGCAAACCAACGTACCGCTATGTGCCTGAGTTCAGAAAAGGTTTGTAAGTAGTCGTTtgtgggagtttttttggttggtgtttttttggggtgttttggtttggtttggttttttggtgtatttttttatGTGCAAATGAAGTAATATAAAACCAGGTCATGGCTTTGATTTAACACTTTAGTCTTTTGATTGattgctgtttttaaatttttagacATGTGAAAGAAGCCCTTAAAATGGGCTGTGACTGGCAGAACCCTGTTTCTTCAGAGCATAAGCTAGTTTCAGGGTTTTAGAAGAGCAAGCAGGAGTAATTAGTTATTTTCTAGCCTTTGTGAATGTCTCCTTGTACAGAGAGTGAAAGCCCAGCATTGGGCACTGTGGTGCTTTGGTGGGGGCCTTGCTGGATCTGTGGCCTCCCAGGAACCTGCAGGCCTGAGGCAGAAAATGACCAGGTCAGATTATCACTGCTATCACCTACTTGAAGTGCTGGCGGAGCACTGGGTATAAACTAGATATAAATGCAAAGTTCTCAGTTTATTAATAATTCAAACTTCATCTTTTGGAAGTATCTTCCCAGGTAGCTTTCTAGTTTTTATGCTGAATGCTTCTACACCTTTGATTCTGGTAGGATTCAAAGTAGAACATTAAACCCTTTGTTGTGTTTCCAGTGTCCATAGCTGCTACAACGATTTATGCATACGCTTGGCTTGTTCCCCTTGCTCTCTGGGGATTCCTGATGTGGAGGAACAGTAAAGTCATGAACATTGTCTCCTACTCATTCCTGGAGATAGTGTGTGTGTATGGCTACTCCCTCTTCATTTACATTCCCACAGCGGTACGTATGGCTAAGAGTGCCCCTCTCACATATCCTGCCTGAGAAGGTCTGCTGTTTCTTATAATATTGTTGATATTTGTTGAAATTTTGGAGACTGGGAGaatctttttctccttttcttgaaGCTTGTCTAGTGTAAAGGTGTTTTGTGGGTGCTGGAAAAGCCCAGGACACATCATTTCCCCAGAGGCAGCAAAACCAAgcaaggtgctgctggtgagCCTCAGGAATCAGGATGTTTGTGTCCCCAGGGAACACATGCTGATGGCTCCAAGGACAAGTttccctggctggggacaggcctTGCAGGGAGTGGCATAACTTGGGATTCACCCTTGTGTCTGGGAGTAGAACTCATCACTGCTCTTACTCTTTCCTCCAGTAAGAGATGTGTCAGATTTAGGCACGAGTTTATTTGTGCACAAACGGAAGCGACGACGGTGTCACAGAACACACAGCCTCTTTGCCAGCCTTTTGCAAGCCTTTTGCTGCCTTTTGCAGATCTTGTGGATCATCCCCCAGAAGGTGGTGCGCTGGGTGCTGGTGGTGTTCTCGCTGTGCCTCTCGGGCTCCGTGCTGGTGATGACCTTC
This Camarhynchus parvulus chromosome 8, STF_HiC, whole genome shotgun sequence DNA region includes the following protein-coding sequences:
- the DIO1 gene encoding type I iodothyronine deiodinase, with amino-acid sequence MSGIRVLLQKILILLQVTLSVVVGKTLMILFPNAMKRYILKMGEKSRMNKNPKFSYENWGPTFFSFKYLQFVLKVKWKRLEDEAYEGHPAPNTPVVTLSGEVCHLLDFMKDNRPLILNFGSCTUPSFMLKFDEFNQLIKDFSSIADFLIIYIEEAHAVDGWAFKNNVIIKNHRSLEDRKIAAQFLQKNHPLCPVVLDTMENLSSSKYAALPERLYMLQGGKVIYKGGVGPWNYHPQEIRAILEKLK
- the YIPF1 gene encoding protein YIPF1 isoform X1; the protein is MATADDLKFQEFDDAANLLAANPDATTISIDEPVEIPKNQHSHLQEPGREEDDELLGTDDSDKTELLAGQKKSAPFWTFEYYQTFFDVDTYQVLDRIKGSVFPVPGKNFVRLYIRSNPDLYGPFWICATLVFTIAVSGNLSNFFIHLGKPTYRYVPEFRKVSIAATTIYAYAWLVPLALWGFLMWRNSKVMNIVSYSFLEIVCVYGYSLFIYIPTAILWIIPQKVVRWVLVVFSLCLSGSVLVMTFWPAVRDDSRRIAVATVATILLLHALLAVGCLAYFFDAPELDIPAPIIPIIPAHNGTTVITKSH
- the YIPF1 gene encoding protein YIPF1 isoform X2, coding for MATADDLKFQANPDATTISIDEPVEIPKNQHSHLQEPGREEDDELLGTDDSDKTELLAGQKKSAPFWTFEYYQTFFDVDTYQVLDRIKGSVFPVPGKNFVRLYIRSNPDLYGPFWICATLVFTIAVSGNLSNFFIHLGKPTYRYVPEFRKVSIAATTIYAYAWLVPLALWGFLMWRNSKVMNIVSYSFLEIVCVYGYSLFIYIPTAILWIIPQKVVRWVLVVFSLCLSGSVLVMTFWPAVRDDSRRIAVATVATILLLHALLAVGCLAYFFDAPELDIPAPIIPIIPAHNGTTVITKSH